The proteins below come from a single Sorghum bicolor cultivar BTx623 chromosome 4, Sorghum_bicolor_NCBIv3, whole genome shotgun sequence genomic window:
- the LOC8081936 gene encoding uncharacterized protein LOC8081936, with product MVDKNDGSEGLKFNTSNLIQTTEEVARAFIAAASAATAQSARPSVVYSSKDESGSPMQKLQQQFSKIMKGFTSSPDLSGTYNPEVLTTQKRQWSRYQLKSLGDRCIREPSHLFESIVIVGLPPNADIQELENIALGRNDEDGKRSRNLFSNSHHQVHAISNLEPQVLFAYPPEKPLPLKYKDTLSFCLPGGVQVHAVERTPSFSELNEILLGQEQLKESNQSFVFRLQVADNSALYGCCVLVEEIVQRPSKLVSMLMNDKPIFPRRSRYVVTTPRCYCILSRLPFFELHFGVLQSILMEERLEWLTDGVSMLTSLSLEESCENDICEGTEVTAQKQYLDSNTIDVDKSSESSMGVSSKELSDTDSSFGCRENQLDFVSKEQQQNSSCDKEQSDRKREIITCDASEVSDHFVPEDTSSDQSGAKHHELDSASGIQDESGAKNCDDSPKGNVDDEELDLFITDTILPLMRSRLCEDCESSPSSQGSPSRNFDTQESDSEEPSSIGDGDLVRHNNILQWAKAKKYGSLQVVCQYYQLQCPARGSSLTFHPLEHLHPLSFHRPGETVLHIAGSTIELRSRDTSLEVAEMRNSLFAEEESTALSTWAVASICGCLRLEHVMTLFAAALLEKQIVIVCSNLGMLSASVLSILPLIRPYRWHSLLTTVLPNDMMDFLDAPVPYIVGVQNKTSDVLNRLPNAVVIDANRNQIKSSSVPQLPQHRELLSALRPYHSILVGESYLARKRPVYECTDAQVEAAKGFLAVLRDYLDTLCSNLRSHTITNVQSNNDKVSLLLKESFIGSFPIRDRPFMKLFVDTQLFSVQTDLVLSFYQKD from the exons ATGGTGGACAAGAATGATGGGTCAGAGGGTCTTAAATTCAACACGTCAAACCTCATTCAAACAACCGAAGAGGTTGCAAGAGCGTTTATTGCTGCGGCTTCGGCTGCCACTGCACAGTCTGCACGGCCATCTGTAGTGTATTCATCCAAAGATGAGAGTGGCAGCCCAATGCAGAAGCTTCAGCAGCAATTCTCGAAAATCATGAAAGGGTTTACGTCCTCACCGGACCTGTCAGGAACTTACAATCCAGAAGTGCTTACAACTCAAAAGCGGCAGTGGTCGAGGTACCAGCTGAAGTCATTG GGTGATAGGTGCATCAGAGAACCATCACATCTGTTCGAGAGCATAGTGATTGTTGGGCTTCCACCTAACGCAGATATCCAGGAGCTGGAAAACATTGCACTAGGGAGAAATGATGAAGATGGAAAGAGATCAAGAAATTTATTTAGCAATAGCCACCACCAAGTTCACGCAATATCAAATTTGGAACCACAG GTTCTTTTTGCGTACCCTCCAGAGAAGCCTCTTCCACTCAAGTACAAGGATACCCTCTCTTTCTGCCTTCCCGGAGGTGTACAG GTTCATGCTGTCGAACGTACTCCTTCATTCAGTGAGCTGAATGAAATCCTCCTGGGACAG GAACAGCTTAAAGAAAGCAACCAATCATTTGTGTTCCGCCTACAG GTTGCTGATAACTCTGCATTATATGGATGCTGTGTGCTGGTTGAAGAGATTGTACAGAGACCATCAAAGTTGGTATCGATGCTAATGAATGACAAACCCATCTTTCCACGCCGGAGTCGATACGTGGTAACTACGCCCCGGTGTTATTGCATCCTGTCCAGGCTTCCGTTCTTTGAACTGCATTTTGGGGTGTTGCAGAG TATTCTTATGGAAGAACGTCTGGAGTGGCTCACTGATGGTGTTAGCATGCTAACTTCCTTATCGCTTGAGGAATCCTGTGAGAACGATATCTGTGAAGGAACTGAAGTTACAGCACAGAAACAGTATTTAGATAGTAACACAATTGATGTGGATAAATCATCTGAATCTAGCATGGGAGTTTCATCAAAGGAGCTATCTGACACTGACAGCAGTTTTGGGTGTAGAGAGAACCAGCTTGACTTTGTTTCTAAAGAACAACAGCAAAATAGTTCTTGTGATAAAGAGCAGAGTGATCGTAAAAGAGAAATTATCACTTGTGATGCTTCTGAAGTGTCTGATCATTTTGTTCCTGAAGATACATCATCTGATCAGTCTGGAGCTAAGCATCATGAACTTGATTCTGCATCAGGTATCCAGGATGAATCTGGTGCAAAGAACTGTGATGATTCTCCGAAGGGAAATGTGGATGATGAGGAGCTTGATCTCTTCATTACCGATACTATTTTACCACTTATGCGATCTCGCCTTTGTGAAGATTGTGAATCATCTCCAAG TTCACAGGGTTCTCCTTCTAGAAATTTCGACACCCAGGAATCGGATTCAGAGGAGCCATCTTCCATCGGTGATGGGGACTTAGTTAGACACAACAACATACTGCAGTGGGCTAAG GCAAAAAAATATGGTTCTTTGCAAGTTGTCTGTCAATACTACCAGTTACAGTGTCCTGCTAGGGGTTCATCACTTACTTTTCATCCCTTGGAGCATTTGCATCCTTTGAGTTTTCACCGGCCAGGTGAAACAGTTCTTCACATTGCTGGTTCTACTATTGAGCTTAGGTCACGCGATACAAGCTTAGAAGTTGCTGAG ATGCGTAATTCACTCTTCGCTGAGGAGGAATCGACTGCTTTATCCACATGGGCGGTGGCATCCATTTGTGGATGCCTAAGGTTGGAACAT GTAATGACACTTTTTGCTGCTGCACTCCTGGAGAAACAGATTGTTATTGTCTGTTCTAATCTG GGAATGTTATCGGCTTCAGTTTTGTCCATCCTACCTCTAATACGACCGTATCGGTGGCATAGTCTCCTCACGACG GTCTTGCCTAATGACATGATGGATTTTCTGGATGCCCCAGTTCCATACATA GTGGGTGTACAAAACAAGACATCTGATGTGCTCAACAGGCTACCAAATGCCGTGGTCATTGATGCCAACAGGAATCAG ATTAAATCTTCTTCAGTTCCGCAACTACCACAGCACAGAGAGTTGCTTTCTGCCTTGCGCCCGTATCATTCAATACTTGTTGGCGAAAGTTATCTTGCAAGAAAACGTCCTGTTTACGAATGCACAGATGCCCAG GTGGAAGCGGCCAAAGGTTTCTTGGCAGTGCTTAGAGACTACCTTGACACACTATGCTCGAACTTGAGATCTCATACAATTACCAATGTGCAATCTAACAATGACAAG GTTTCCTTACTTTTAAAAGAGAGCTTTATCGGTTCTTTCCCAATCCGGGATAGGCCTTTTATGAAG CTTTTTGTGGACACGCAGTTGTTCTCAGTACAGACAGACCTAGTTCTCTCCTTTTATCAGAAGGACTAA